From a single Syntrophales bacterium genomic region:
- a CDS encoding CBS domain-containing protein, whose product MELKRAGEMMIPLDEYVSIPYWFTLRQAMAEMEKAEVVKGGRKHPPRFMLVFNEKSELLGTVRRRDILRGLEPEFLTGLLIDVRKKLFDVKVDPKLSKIPTDKLWKGIEERAERPVSDVMRLVKTTVDYEDHIIKVIYEMVDSNISLLPVLKDKEVVGVVRTLEVFHEMARLLVK is encoded by the coding sequence ATGGAACTAAAACGGGCAGGGGAGATGATGATACCCCTGGATGAATATGTGAGTATTCCTTACTGGTTTACTCTCCGTCAGGCCATGGCGGAGATGGAAAAGGCGGAGGTCGTTAAGGGTGGCCGAAAACACCCCCCACGCTTTATGCTTGTTTTCAATGAGAAATCCGAGCTTCTGGGGACAGTCCGGCGAAGGGATATCCTGCGCGGGCTGGAGCCGGAGTTTCTCACGGGTCTGCTGATAGATGTGCGGAAAAAGCTGTTCGATGTGAAAGTGGATCCGAAGCTATCTAAGATACCCACCGACAAGCTGTGGAAGGGCATTGAGGAACGGGCCGAACGTCCGGTAAGTGATGTGATGCGCCTTGTCAAGACGACGGTGGATTATGAAGACCACATCATAAAGGTTATCTACGAGATGGTGGACAGTAACATCAGTTTGCTGCCCGTCCTTAAGGACAAGGAGGTGGTTGGTGTAGTGCGTACCCTGGAGGTGTTCCACGAAATGGCCAGGCTTTTGGTGAAGTAA